A single window of Canis lupus familiaris isolate Mischka breed German Shepherd chromosome 7, alternate assembly UU_Cfam_GSD_1.0, whole genome shotgun sequence DNA harbors:
- the LOC119876458 gene encoding homeobox protein engrailed-2-like: MAPEADAIGETAQSGGAPAAAVCWLGAGGGGGGGGGGGSAELYDGAGSRRPNPRRLPLCGRTPGPPAGSAAPGLTTDSTPHQPPRPRALRSSAPHVTASACLRARPGGRGPLAPVPPSSPALRGAGHCACALGASRPLGARTVKGTGVDGGRSEAPWQRRGVHRGAGGRNPRSRLVPTAKLENRLLAAHYCLPSGNA; encoded by the coding sequence ATGGCCCCGGAGGCGGACGCCATCGGAGAGACAGCGCAGAGCGGGGGCGCGCCCGCGGCGGCGGTTTgctggctgggggcggggggcggcggcggcggcggcggcggcggcggctcggccGAGCTCTACGATGGGGCCGGCTCACGGCGCCCGAACCCCCGACGCCTGCCGCTCTGTGGCCGGACCCCTGGGCCGCCCGCTGGGTCAGCAGCTCCGGGCCTCACAACTGACTCAACCCCACACCAGCCGCCGCGGCCACGCGCACTGCGATCCTCGGCACCCCACGTGACGGCCTCTGCGTGCTTACGTGCGCGCCCCGGCGGCCGGGGGCCCCTAGCGCCCGTCCCGCCCTCCAGTCCTGCCCTGCGCGGCGCCGGCCACTGCGCCTGCGCGCTCGGGGCCTCGCGGCCGCTCGGAGCTCGAACTGTCAAGGGAACGGGTGTGGATGGAGGGCGGAGCGAAGCCCCGTGGCAGCGACGCGGTGTGCACCGCGGGGCGGGAGGGCGCAATCCTCGCTCACGTTTAGTTCCGACGGCGAAGCTGGAGAACCGGCTGTTAGCAGCGCATTACTGTCTTCCAAGTGGGAACGCttaa